The DNA region TGCGCCCGGCGCATCACCGCTTCCACGCGCGCGGCCAGCTCGGACAAGGCAAACGGCTTGACCAGATAGTCGTCGGCGCCGGACTTGAAGCCCTGCAAGCGATCATCGAGTTGATCACGCGCGGTGAGCATGATCACCGGTGTATCGCGACGGGCGTCTTCGCGCAGGCGTTTGCACAGGGTGTAGCCGTCGATTCCTGGCAACATGATGTCGAGCACGATCAGGTCGTAATGCTCGGTGGCGGCCAGATGCAGGCCCGACAGACCGTCCTGGGCGCAATCGACGGTATAGCCTTTGAGCCCCAGATAATCGGCCAGATTGGCCAGGATATCGCGGTTGTCTTCGACCAATAGAATTCGCATGGGCACTCCTCCGTACACAGTAACGGCCGTCATGGCCCGCGCAGCTTAAGGCCATCGCCAGCTCAGAGCTAGGGCTGAAAGCCGCGTAAATCAACTCTCTCAACCAAATTAAAGTCTTAACAAGTTTTTCACTATCGGTTCACAACCTGACTACAGTCCCCACGCGACACTCTCGCGCCATTAGATATAGGGAATGTAGACAATGGACTTTTTCAAGACGGCGCCCCTGCGCCTTTTGCTGCTGATCACCGGCGCCTGGCTGGTGATCTTTTCCGTAACCCGCGCCGTGTTGCTGCTGACGCATCTGGATGAGGCCGGTGGCGGAGCCTTTTCCGTGTTCGGCATCGGCCTGCTGTATGACCTCGGCTTTCTTGCCTATGCAGCATTGCCGATGGGCCTGTATTTGCTGCTGTGCCCGCCGGCGTTATGGCGGCGTCGCGGCCATCGCTGGTTTCTGCAAGGCCTGTTCACGGTCAGCCTGTTCGCCATGCTGTTCGTCTCGGT from Pseudomonas helmanticensis includes:
- the colR gene encoding two-component system response regulator ColR, with product MRILLVEDNRDILANLADYLGLKGYTVDCAQDGLSGLHLAATEHYDLIVLDIMLPGIDGYTLCKRLREDARRDTPVIMLTARDQLDDRLQGFKSGADDYLVKPFALSELAARVEAVMRRAQGGGRRALQVGDLSYDLDTLEVTREGKLLKLNPVGLKLLAVLMQKSPHVLRREILEEALWGDDCPDSDSLRSHVHQLRQVIDKPFAKPLLHTVHGVGYRLAEGRDGV